In Leptolyngbyaceae cyanobacterium, one genomic interval encodes:
- a CDS encoding SAM-dependent methyltransferase: MANKFKKEAAMSIDLGKSTNQGTALLKLAHQFQPNPLFKDDYLQWFFDESIVDYWRKNPFDLDTQAKDEEEQLQRIAYWYIALREKHGDETIEIAIASGCRQLLLLGSGYDTRFFRLPCIQENSITTFEIDLPKTIENKHNYLVKKLGKIPPGLSLVPLDFNHDRLSLIADCGFDNQIPTLYVWQGVSYYLPQDSVSNFLDFIKSQMIPGSVFVFDCCSPLMTYKNDRIPGIVSHVDKLKEIGEPYQFGMASNEMVAWLIDKGFRDIQICQQDDLEARFLGRRTLPNNMWYVVTAKV; this comes from the coding sequence ACCAATTTCAGCCAAATCCTCTCTTTAAAGACGATTACCTTCAGTGGTTTTTTGATGAATCTATTGTGGATTATTGGCGAAAAAATCCATTCGATTTGGATACCCAGGCAAAAGACGAAGAAGAGCAGCTTCAAAGGATTGCTTACTGGTATATTGCTCTGAGAGAAAAGCATGGAGATGAAACGATCGAAATTGCGATCGCATCGGGATGCCGACAACTTCTCCTGCTTGGTTCGGGATACGACACCAGGTTTTTTCGTCTACCTTGCATTCAAGAAAATTCTATTACTACCTTTGAAATCGATTTACCAAAAACCATAGAAAATAAACATAACTATCTAGTCAAAAAATTAGGGAAAATTCCTCCTGGATTATCGCTGGTTCCTCTCGACTTCAATCATGACCGCCTCAGCCTTATTGCCGACTGCGGTTTTGACAACCAAATTCCTACCCTTTATGTATGGCAAGGAGTTAGCTATTATTTACCCCAAGATAGCGTGTCTAATTTTCTAGACTTTATCAAGTCTCAAATGATACCTGGTTCAGTCTTCGTGTTCGACTGTTGTTCGCCTTTAATGACATATAAAAACGATCGCATTCCCGGTATCGTTTCTCATGTTGATAAGCTCAAGGAAATTGGTGAACCTTACCAATTTGGAATGGCAAGTAATGAAATGGTAGCTTGGCTGATCGATAAAGGGTTTCGAGATATTCAAATTTGCCAACAAGACGACCTAGAAGCACGGTTTTTAGGCAGGCGAACCTTACCAAATAATATGTGGTACGTCGTGACAGCTAAAGTTTGA
- the dnaG gene encoding DNA primase: MQIPRLHPDTIEQVKEKADIVDVISDRVVLRKRGKDYVGLCPFHDEKTGSFTVSPQKQVYYCFGCQAGGNAINFLMEVGKQPFADVVLELARRYSVPVKTLEPEQRQQLQRQITLREQLHEIVAVAAAFYQHALRQPLGQQALEYLKSQRQLSEETIQQFQLGYAPVGWETLYRYLVQQKGFSVQLVEQAGLIKPRKEGSGYYDVFRDRLIIPICDHQGKIIAFGGRTLANDLPKYLNSPETELFNKGKTLFAFDKAKDAIGKQDQAIVVEGYFDAIALHAAGITNAVASLGTALSIDQVRQLLRYTESKQLVLNFDADKAGTTATERAIGEVADLVYRGEVQLRILHIPEGKDADEYLKTYSPADYRQLLTNSPLWLHWQIGQILTEKNLKQPEQYQQVVQQMLKLLNNITSPDTRTYYTNYCAEILSQDDVRRVSLIRDNLAVQLKRFQRYKSNGIIPQNSRAAELVVSIPENERLEKAEAALLRFYLHCSQHRQPILDALEERDLEFSLSHHRFLWRQILEIQETETPSEIDLITKLQEKTGEFPREIAQVSHLFHIDEFRQLDILEISRISELIRAAVARMEQVICEKRYRYYLDLWQKIDISEDPERSQLYYQEFHAAKLRSQELEEFCNISISDLVEIYS; encoded by the coding sequence ATGCAAATTCCTCGCCTGCACCCAGATACGATCGAACAAGTTAAGGAAAAAGCCGATATAGTAGACGTGATCTCCGATCGCGTCGTTTTACGCAAGCGGGGCAAAGATTATGTCGGCTTATGTCCCTTCCATGACGAAAAAACCGGCAGTTTCACCGTCAGTCCCCAAAAACAGGTGTACTACTGTTTTGGTTGTCAAGCTGGGGGAAACGCGATCAATTTCCTGATGGAAGTGGGGAAACAGCCTTTTGCTGATGTAGTATTAGAGTTGGCGCGGCGGTACTCGGTGCCAGTGAAAACCCTGGAACCGGAACAACGGCAACAACTGCAACGACAAATCACCCTGCGGGAACAACTACATGAGATCGTGGCAGTAGCGGCGGCATTTTATCAACACGCACTTAGACAACCGCTCGGACAACAGGCGTTAGAATATTTAAAGTCTCAGCGTCAGCTTAGTGAAGAAACGATTCAACAATTTCAGTTAGGTTACGCACCCGTAGGTTGGGAAACTCTTTACCGTTACTTGGTGCAACAAAAGGGTTTTTCCGTACAATTAGTAGAACAAGCTGGTTTAATTAAGCCGCGTAAAGAGGGGAGTGGGTATTATGATGTTTTTCGCGATCGCTTAATTATCCCCATTTGCGATCATCAAGGAAAAATCATCGCTTTCGGCGGAAGAACTCTCGCCAACGATCTGCCAAAATATCTTAATTCCCCAGAAACCGAACTATTTAATAAAGGTAAAACATTATTCGCTTTCGATAAAGCTAAAGATGCGATCGGCAAACAAGACCAAGCTATTGTAGTAGAAGGATATTTTGATGCCATAGCACTTCACGCCGCCGGAATTACCAACGCCGTCGCCTCCCTCGGTACGGCACTCAGCATCGATCAAGTCCGTCAGTTATTGCGCTACACGGAATCGAAACAACTGGTACTCAATTTCGATGCGGATAAAGCAGGTACCACCGCCACGGAAAGAGCAATTGGGGAAGTGGCAGATTTAGTATATCGGGGAGAAGTGCAATTGCGAATACTGCACATTCCCGAAGGTAAAGACGCTGATGAATATCTTAAAACCTATTCCCCAGCAGATTATCGCCAACTGCTGACAAATTCACCATTGTGGTTACATTGGCAAATCGGACAAATTTTAACTGAAAAAAACCTCAAACAACCAGAGCAATATCAGCAAGTTGTCCAGCAAATGCTGAAATTACTCAATAATATTACCAGTCCGGATACTCGCACCTATTACACTAACTACTGTGCAGAAATTCTCAGCCAAGATGATGTGCGGCGGGTATCTCTAATCAGGGACAATTTAGCAGTTCAACTGAAAAGATTTCAGCGCTATAAATCAAATGGAATTATACCTCAAAATTCTCGTGCGGCTGAGTTAGTTGTCTCTATTCCGGAAAATGAAAGATTAGAAAAAGCCGAAGCTGCACTTTTGCGGTTTTATCTTCACTGTTCCCAACACCGTCAGCCAATTTTAGATGCTTTAGAAGAACGAGATTTAGAATTTAGTCTTTCTCACCATCGCTTTTTATGGCGGCAGATTTTAGAAATTCAGGAAACGGAAACACCATCAGAAATTGATTTAATTACTAAACTGCAAGAAAAAACTGGAGAATTTCCCCGGGAAATTGCACAAGTTTCTCACTTGTTTCACATTGATGAGTTCAGACAACTGGATATTTTAGAGATTTCCCGCATTTCTGAACTAATTCGGGCGGCGGTAGCTAGGATGGAACAGGTAATCTGCGAAAAACGTTATCGTTATTATCTGGATTTATGGCAAAAAATCGATATCTCTGAAGATCCAGAGCGATCGCAATTATATTACCAAGAATTTCATGCCGCTAAATTGCGAAGTCAAGAACTAGAAGAATTCTGTAATATTTCGATTTCTGATTTAGTCGAAATCTATTCTTAG
- a CDS encoding serine/threonine-protein kinase, with translation MIANFPDFSQHGYQVERELGHNRACGRVTYLASSINTQLPVVIKQFQFAQLGSNWLHYDNVEREIQLLRHLNHPSIPRYIDSFQTTTGFCLVQEYKQAPSLAQLQLFKLEEIKQIAIAVLEVLAYLQQQIPPIIHRDIKPENILVDRQERLKIYLVDFGFARSGGGEVAVSSVVKGTLGFMPPEQLFNRQLTEASDLYSLGATLICLLTKTKSTEIGNLIDENYRLNFKHLLPQLSPDFIQWLTKMVAPNLKDRFPNAADALSAIKSINIIKNPNRSAKPVAISNTSAIATVVCIVTGAIFSGLLVENMSLRNIVSMQRERIYETSYFSPGSTELKNLLLKTRQCPECNLSGVNLQNRQLESANLNRASLYYGNLENINLQRADLRGTNLSGANLKNAKLSGANFGYANFNSSILEGADLSGANLWGAKLENYVYLKNANLKGANLAYSYMTGTYLGNADLRGANLQSASLSGAFLGGANLGNAKLIDTDLTGANLANTDLEKANLQGAKLPNANLLGAYLEGVNLRDSYLENADLRGANLRNANLKGAYLRGANLRGANLQGAKLNGANLRNANLKGATMPNGSIYK, from the coding sequence ATGATTGCAAACTTCCCAGATTTCTCCCAGCACGGCTATCAAGTTGAACGAGAACTAGGTCACAATCGCGCCTGCGGTCGAGTTACTTACTTGGCAAGCAGTATAAATACTCAATTACCAGTAGTAATTAAGCAATTTCAATTTGCCCAATTAGGTAGTAATTGGTTGCACTACGATAATGTAGAACGAGAAATTCAACTGTTGCGACATCTCAATCACCCCAGCATTCCCCGTTACATCGATTCCTTCCAAACTACAACGGGTTTTTGCTTAGTACAGGAGTATAAACAAGCTCCATCTCTCGCTCAACTGCAACTATTCAAATTAGAAGAAATCAAGCAAATCGCCATAGCTGTTTTAGAAGTTTTAGCTTATCTGCAACAACAAATTCCTCCAATAATTCATCGGGATATTAAACCTGAAAATATTTTAGTTGACCGTCAGGAACGACTGAAAATTTACCTAGTTGACTTCGGATTTGCTCGCAGCGGAGGAGGGGAAGTTGCAGTCAGCAGCGTAGTCAAAGGTACCTTGGGATTCATGCCACCAGAACAGTTATTCAATCGCCAACTAACAGAAGCTTCCGATCTTTACAGTTTAGGCGCAACCCTAATTTGTTTATTGACCAAAACGAAATCAACCGAAATCGGCAACTTAATAGATGAAAATTATCGCCTCAACTTCAAGCATTTACTACCACAGTTAAGCCCGGATTTCATTCAATGGCTAACCAAAATGGTAGCGCCTAATTTAAAAGATCGCTTCCCTAATGCTGCCGATGCTTTGTCAGCAATTAAGTCAATTAATATCATCAAAAACCCTAACCGATCCGCCAAGCCAGTTGCGATTAGCAACACATCTGCGATCGCTACGGTTGTATGTATTGTAACAGGGGCAATATTTTCGGGATTGCTCGTCGAAAATATGTCGCTGAGAAATATAGTATCTATGCAAAGAGAGCGAATCTACGAAACCAGCTATTTTTCTCCAGGCTCAACAGAATTGAAGAACCTACTCCTCAAAACTCGCCAATGTCCTGAGTGCAACTTATCAGGCGTCAACTTGCAAAATAGACAACTAGAAAGTGCTAACTTAAACCGGGCTTCCTTATATTACGGGAACTTAGAAAATATCAACTTACAACGTGCGGATCTGCGAGGTACTAACCTATCCGGTGCCAATCTCAAAAATGCCAAATTAAGCGGTGCAAACTTTGGTTATGCCAACTTTAATTCTAGCATTTTAGAAGGCGCAGACTTAAGCGGTGCTAACCTCTGGGGTGCCAAGTTAGAAAATTACGTTTATCTCAAAAACGCTAACTTAAAAGGTGCTAATTTAGCATACAGTTACATGACGGGTACTTATTTGGGAAATGCAGATTTGAGGGGTGCTAATCTCCAAAGTGCATCGTTAAGCGGAGCTTTTTTGGGAGGAGCAAATCTTGGCAATGCCAAACTTATCGATACTGATTTGACAGGTGCAAACTTAGCAAATACAGATTTAGAAAAAGCCAATTTACAAGGTGCAAAACTACCAAATGCTAACTTATTAGGTGCTTACTTAGAAGGGGTCAATCTTAGAGATTCTTACTTAGAAAATGCTGATTTGAGAGGAGCAAATCTCAGAAATGCCAACCTCAAAGGAGCTTATCTAAGAGGTGCAAATCTCAGGGGTGCTAACTTGCAGGGCGCTAAATTAAATGGAGCGAATCTTAGAAATGCCAACCTTAAAGGCGCTACCATGCCGAATGGTTCGATTTATAAATAA
- a CDS encoding glycosyltransferase family 9 protein — protein MGKVPLKRIAILRALPGLGDFLCTVPALRSLRAAFPQAEIVLIGVPSVKLLVERFKHYLDELVEFPGYPGLPEVPVQPPEIPAFLQVVQQQRFDLAIQMHGSGVITNPLTVLLGAKYSTGFFMPGYYCPDEIRFLPYLPYESEVRRYLRLLEFLGIPSQGKELEFPLWPEDKEALLTIDEVRQLTPGSYACIHPGASTPTRRWSPEGFAAVADALAARGFTIVITGTAKEAELTAKVASLMESPSLNLAGRTNLGALAVLLKNARLLICNDTGVSHLAAALKLPSVIVFTQSDPSRWAPLDSDRHRAIYHTNDTTTATAIAEALDLLEKYTASTR, from the coding sequence TTGGGAAAAGTTCCTCTGAAGCGGATCGCAATTTTACGCGCATTGCCGGGATTGGGGGACTTTCTGTGTACGGTGCCAGCATTGCGATCGCTGCGTGCGGCTTTTCCACAAGCAGAGATCGTGCTGATTGGCGTGCCGTCAGTCAAACTATTAGTAGAACGCTTCAAACACTACTTAGATGAACTGGTAGAATTTCCTGGTTACCCCGGATTGCCGGAAGTGCCAGTACAACCGCCAGAAATTCCGGCTTTTTTGCAAGTAGTGCAACAGCAGCGTTTTGACCTCGCGATCCAAATGCACGGGAGTGGCGTGATTACAAATCCGCTGACGGTGCTGCTAGGGGCAAAATATAGTACGGGTTTCTTTATGCCCGGTTATTATTGCCCGGACGAAATCCGCTTCTTGCCTTACCTGCCCTACGAATCAGAGGTGCGGCGTTATTTGCGATTGCTGGAATTTTTGGGTATTCCTTCTCAAGGAAAAGAATTAGAATTTCCTTTGTGGCCAGAGGATAAGGAAGCGCTGCTGACAATTGATGAAGTTCGCCAACTTACGCCAGGGAGTTACGCCTGCATTCATCCCGGTGCCAGTACGCCAACTCGCCGTTGGTCGCCGGAAGGATTTGCCGCCGTAGCAGATGCCCTAGCTGCTCGCGGATTCACTATCGTCATTACTGGGACGGCAAAAGAAGCTGAATTAACGGCAAAAGTAGCCTCTTTGATGGAGTCTCCCAGTTTAAATTTAGCTGGGCGCACGAATTTGGGCGCTTTAGCTGTTCTGTTAAAGAATGCTCGTTTGTTGATCTGCAACGATACGGGAGTTTCTCATCTGGCAGCAGCATTAAAGTTGCCCAGCGTCATTGTTTTTACTCAATCCGATCCGAGTCGGTGGGCTCCTCTAGATAGCGATCGCCATCGCGCCATCTACCACACTAACGATACTACTACTGCGACTGCGATCGCCGAAGCACTCGACTTACTGGAAAAATATACTGCCTCAACGAGGTGA
- a CDS encoding PleD family two-component system response regulator has product MINPDFANNPPLILIVDDQKSLRLLLHQEMKKEGYRVAEALNGEECLELVKQIEPDMILLDAIMPGIDGFDCCAQLKKLLSDDCPPILMITSLDDPASVDRAFEVGATDFVTKPIFWAVLRQRVRHLLKNNWAMKELQKQIERERLLALKLEAANRELERLASVDGLTQIANRRCFDEYLQREWKRSQREQLPLSLILCDVDFFKLYNDSYGHQAGDECLRLVANAIRESARRPADLVSRYGGEEFGIILPNTDSVGAIQVAEAIREAVKALTIPHSGSQFSQFITISLGVASVIPRPDSAMNLLICSADRALYEAKFGGRDRVVFHPSFSIDDSYYFTKNGSVFKY; this is encoded by the coding sequence ATGATTAATCCTGATTTTGCCAACAACCCTCCTTTAATTTTGATAGTAGACGACCAAAAATCTTTGCGCTTACTGTTACATCAGGAGATGAAAAAAGAAGGATATAGAGTGGCAGAAGCTTTGAACGGTGAAGAGTGTTTGGAATTAGTTAAACAAATCGAACCGGATATGATTTTACTCGATGCCATCATGCCTGGAATAGATGGTTTTGATTGCTGTGCCCAGTTAAAAAAACTTTTAAGTGATGATTGCCCTCCTATTTTAATGATTACTAGTTTAGACGATCCGGCTTCAGTAGATCGAGCTTTTGAAGTTGGGGCAACGGATTTTGTTACAAAGCCTATTTTTTGGGCGGTTTTGCGTCAGCGAGTCCGCCATTTGCTCAAAAATAACTGGGCAATGAAGGAACTGCAAAAACAAATAGAACGGGAACGTTTGCTGGCACTAAAACTGGAAGCAGCGAATCGAGAGTTAGAAAGACTTGCTTCTGTAGATGGGTTAACTCAAATTGCTAACCGTCGCTGTTTTGACGAATACTTACAAAGGGAGTGGAAACGATCGCAAAGAGAGCAATTACCTTTGTCTTTAATTTTATGCGACGTAGATTTTTTTAAATTGTACAACGATAGTTACGGACATCAGGCTGGTGATGAATGCCTGCGGTTAGTAGCGAATGCGATTCGCGAATCTGCAAGGCGTCCCGCTGATTTGGTATCTCGGTATGGAGGAGAAGAGTTTGGCATTATTTTACCCAACACCGATTCGGTAGGAGCGATTCAAGTAGCAGAAGCCATTCGCGAAGCAGTGAAAGCGCTTACGATACCTCATAGCGGTTCTCAATTTAGCCAGTTCATTACGATAAGTTTGGGAGTAGCTAGTGTAATACCCCGTCCTGATTCGGCGATGAATTTATTAATTTGTTCCGCAGATCGCGCTCTTTATGAAGCGAAGTTTGGCGGACGAGATAGAGTGGTATTTCATCCGAGTTTTTCGATAGATGATAGTTATTATTTTACGAAAAATGGTTCTGTTTTTAAGTATTGA
- a CDS encoding DegT/DnrJ/EryC1/StrS family aminotransferase, whose translation MNFPRLHPRLPLHISIADLVFCLFSFFYKPQQALPTILKDFAKNERQVLVTLSVRTAFDLLLQSLNLPSGSEVLMTAVNIGDMVEIIKRHNLVPIPIDISLDTLAPDIQVIENLISSRTRIILVAHLFGSVINLTEITKLCQKYQLILVEDCAQAFCGDKYCGNPEANVSLFSFGPIKSCTALGGAIACIRDKKLAEKMSAIAEKYPQRSEWWFCQRVLKYFVLKLLSLPWIYYYLIRLIKLLGWNIDSTINSLTRGFYKGDILSKIRYRPPQTMVSLLWRRLNNFDNGYFERRESKARFFISLLDPEIICPGSKAIFHSFWVLPILTDCPENLIENLRNKGFDSTRGNTSIIHLNDGYYGEKNCTVNALMPKQVNEQFLYLPISKNLAEKELVYLANLLNQANSKSFKKV comes from the coding sequence ATGAATTTCCCTCGCTTACATCCCAGATTACCGTTGCATATCAGCATAGCAGACTTAGTTTTCTGTCTTTTTTCGTTTTTTTATAAGCCTCAACAAGCACTCCCGACAATACTGAAAGATTTTGCAAAAAACGAGCGACAAGTTTTGGTCACTCTTTCCGTAAGAACAGCGTTTGATTTACTATTGCAATCATTAAACTTACCCTCCGGCTCAGAAGTTTTGATGACTGCTGTTAATATTGGCGATATGGTAGAAATTATCAAACGACACAATTTAGTACCTATACCAATTGATATATCTTTAGATACCCTCGCACCGGATATTCAGGTAATTGAAAATTTAATATCTTCCCGAACTCGAATTATTCTGGTTGCTCATTTATTCGGTTCAGTGATTAACTTGACAGAAATTACTAAACTTTGCCAAAAATATCAACTTATTTTAGTAGAAGATTGCGCTCAAGCTTTCTGCGGGGACAAATATTGTGGTAACCCAGAAGCCAATGTAAGTTTATTCAGTTTTGGGCCAATTAAATCTTGTACTGCTTTGGGGGGAGCAATTGCCTGCATTCGAGACAAAAAACTTGCCGAAAAAATGAGCGCGATCGCAGAAAAATATCCCCAGCGCAGCGAGTGGTGGTTTTGCCAGCGAGTATTGAAATACTTTGTGCTTAAATTGCTTTCATTACCTTGGATTTACTATTATTTAATCAGGTTAATCAAATTACTAGGTTGGAATATAGATTCTACGATCAATTCTCTCACTAGGGGTTTTTATAAAGGAGATATTCTTAGCAAAATCAGATATCGTCCTCCCCAAACTATGGTCTCTCTTTTGTGGCGGAGACTCAACAATTTTGATAATGGCTATTTTGAACGAAGAGAATCAAAAGCCCGTTTCTTCATTTCTCTTTTAGACCCTGAAATAATTTGTCCTGGTAGTAAGGCAATTTTCCACTCATTTTGGGTGTTGCCAATTTTAACCGATTGCCCGGAAAATTTAATAGAAAACTTGCGAAATAAAGGCTTTGATTCAACTAGAGGTAACACCAGTATAATTCATCTCAATGACGGTTACTATGGAGAGAAGAACTGCACGGTAAATGCCTTAATGCCAAAACAAGTAAACGAGCAGTTTTTATATCTTCCCATATCGAAAAATTTAGCAGAAAAAGAACTCGTATATTTAGCAAATTTGCTGAATCAAGCCAATTCAAAAAGCTTTAAAAAAGTATAA
- a CDS encoding glycogen/starch/alpha-glucan phosphorylase, producing MTQSEYQSVRELKEAITPPAPQEIQVEDDRTGMSVQTIKRAFLDNLYYILAKDESWATPHDYYMALAYTVRDRLLHRWINTQRTYIERKPKVVYYLSAEFLMGRQLANNLLNLGLYEKAEKAIQECKLNLNDLRVIEAEPGLGNGGLGRLAACFLDSLATLQIPAVGYGIRYEFGIFDQWVKDGAQVEHPDKWLRFGNPWEIRRPELTVKVNFGGHTEAYYNEKGNYRVRWIPERQVMGTPYDTPVPGYHNNTVNTLRLWKAGASEEFNFQVFDSGDYLGAVTDKIYSENISKVLYPNDNTSQGRQLRLEQQYFFVSCSLHDIINTHRRVYSSLENLHEKTAIQLNDTHPSIGVAELMRLLMDEHDFDWEQAWHITTNTFAYTNHTLLPEALERWPVSLFERLLPRHLEIIYEINRRFLNEVRSKFPRDDARIRRMSLIEEGQEKYVRMAHLASVGSHSINGVAALHTELMKQNVLRDFYELTPEKFNNKTNGVTPRRWLLLSNPKLSELITEKIGNGWVNRLDELKQLEGFVNDEEFCDRFSAIKRQNKQELADYIWLYNDIKVNPDSLFDIQVKRIHEYKRQLLNVLHIITLYDRIKKNPNLDILPRTFILAGKAAPGYYLAKLIIKLINSVAKVVNNDPDVGDRIKVAFLANFSVSLGQRIYPAANISEQISTAGKEASGTGNMKFAMNGAITIGTLDGANIEIREEVGAENFFLFGLNAQEVVDLKRKGYNPWNYYNSNPELRQVIDLISSGYFSPDKRDLFRPIVESLLIGDEYLLLADYQSYIECQEKVSQAYKDRANWTRMAILNVARTGEFSSDRSIQDYCQDIWHAKPVQVDLPE from the coding sequence ATGACTCAAAGCGAGTATCAATCTGTCCGCGAACTAAAAGAAGCAATTACTCCTCCCGCCCCCCAGGAAATTCAAGTGGAGGACGATCGCACTGGGATGAGCGTCCAAACCATAAAAAGGGCTTTTTTGGATAATCTTTATTATATTTTAGCCAAAGATGAATCTTGGGCGACACCCCACGATTACTACATGGCATTAGCATATACCGTGCGCGATCGTCTACTGCATCGCTGGATTAATACCCAGAGAACTTACATCGAACGAAAACCCAAAGTAGTATATTACCTATCAGCAGAATTTTTGATGGGTCGCCAATTAGCCAACAATTTACTTAACTTGGGTTTGTATGAAAAAGCCGAAAAAGCCATTCAAGAATGCAAACTAAATCTCAACGATCTAAGAGTAATAGAAGCAGAACCAGGACTCGGTAATGGAGGTTTAGGACGTTTGGCAGCTTGTTTTTTAGACTCGCTAGCTACATTACAAATTCCCGCTGTTGGTTACGGTATTCGCTACGAATTTGGTATTTTCGATCAGTGGGTTAAAGATGGCGCTCAAGTAGAACATCCCGATAAATGGTTGCGGTTTGGTAACCCTTGGGAAATTCGCCGCCCGGAATTAACAGTAAAAGTAAACTTCGGCGGACATACAGAAGCTTATTACAATGAAAAAGGCAATTATCGAGTGCGTTGGATTCCCGAAAGGCAAGTGATGGGAACGCCTTACGATACGCCAGTACCGGGATACCACAACAATACGGTAAATACTTTGCGGCTTTGGAAAGCGGGAGCAAGTGAAGAATTTAACTTCCAAGTTTTTGATAGCGGTGATTATTTGGGTGCGGTAACTGACAAGATATATTCGGAAAATATTTCTAAAGTTCTTTATCCCAATGACAATACATCTCAGGGGCGGCAATTGCGGTTAGAACAACAGTATTTCTTCGTGAGTTGTTCTTTACACGATATCATTAATACTCATCGCAGAGTTTATTCATCTTTAGAGAATTTACACGAAAAAACCGCGATTCAATTAAACGATACGCACCCATCGATCGGCGTCGCGGAATTGATGCGATTGCTGATGGACGAGCATGATTTTGATTGGGAACAAGCTTGGCACATTACTACTAACACTTTTGCTTACACTAACCATACTTTATTACCGGAAGCTTTGGAACGTTGGCCTGTTAGTTTGTTCGAGCGTTTGTTGCCGCGCCATTTGGAAATAATTTACGAAATTAATCGCCGCTTTTTAAATGAAGTGCGTAGCAAGTTTCCCCGCGATGATGCTCGGATAAGGCGGATGTCATTGATTGAAGAAGGACAAGAAAAATACGTTCGGATGGCGCATTTAGCTAGTGTTGGTAGTCATTCAATTAATGGCGTGGCAGCGCTGCATACGGAGTTAATGAAGCAAAACGTTTTGCGTGATTTTTATGAGTTAACCCCGGAAAAATTCAATAATAAAACGAACGGCGTTACACCAAGACGTTGGCTTTTGTTGAGTAATCCTAAATTGTCGGAATTGATTACTGAAAAAATCGGTAATGGTTGGGTTAATCGATTGGATGAACTAAAGCAATTAGAGGGATTTGTAAATGATGAAGAATTTTGCGATCGCTTTTCGGCAATTAAGCGCCAAAATAAGCAAGAATTAGCAGACTACATTTGGCTTTACAACGATATTAAAGTGAATCCCGACTCCTTATTTGATATTCAAGTCAAGCGAATTCACGAATACAAACGGCAGTTATTGAACGTACTGCATATTATTACGTTGTACGATCGCATCAAAAAGAATCCCAATCTCGACATTTTGCCCCGCACGTTTATTTTGGCCGGAAAAGCCGCACCAGGTTACTACTTAGCCAAACTGATTATTAAGTTAATCAACTCGGTGGCAAAAGTCGTAAATAATGACCCGGATGTAGGCGATCGCATTAAGGTTGCCTTCTTAGCCAACTTCTCCGTATCATTAGGTCAGCGAATTTATCCAGCCGCCAATATTTCCGAACAAATCTCGACTGCTGGCAAAGAAGCTTCCGGAACTGGTAACATGAAATTTGCCATGAACGGCGCAATTACGATCGGCACTTTAGACGGCGCTAACATCGAAATTCGCGAAGAAGTAGGAGCAGAAAACTTTTTCTTATTTGGTTTAAATGCCCAAGAAGTTGTTGATTTAAAAAGGAAGGGTTACAACCCTTGGAATTACTACAATAGCAATCCAGAATTGCGGCAAGTAATCGATTTGATTTCCTCCGGTTATTTTTCTCCTGACAAACGGGATTTGTTCAGACCAATTGTAGAATCTTTGCTGATTGGAGATGAATATTTGCTGTTGGCTGATTATCAATCTTACATTGAATGTCAGGAAAAAGTTAGCCAAGCGTATAAAGATCGAGCAAACTGGACTCGAATGGCTATTTTGAATGTAGCTCGCACGGGTGAATTTTCGTCCGATCGATCTATTCAAGATTACTGCCAAGATATTTGGCACGCCAAACCAGTTCAGGTTGATTTGCCAGAATAG